A single genomic interval of Coleofasciculaceae cyanobacterium harbors:
- a CDS encoding cation:proton antiporter, with product MAGANHTFIIDLTTVLGASALSGYIAHRLRQPVLLGYLVCGLVIGPFGLAQIAQIEDIKALAEIGVAFLLFALGVEFSLAELKRVKNIAIAGSILQIGLTIALVAVLTILWGWVATPVEGIFIGAVLSLSSTAVVLKTLTERGEVNTVHGQVMLAILIAQDLALGLMLAVLPALNQPDNLVFALTVAIMKAVFFFAGAIAGGYWVVPYVMSTVAKTENSELFLLTVIALCLGVALITAKLGLSIEMGAFVAGLTISEIDYADHALAKMIPLRDTFACLFFASIGMLINPTTLWQNFGVIIGLVALVMIGKAAIVLPIIWQFGYSFKTSIISSLGLNQIGEFSFVLAVLGEQLGFINQDQYDLLIGTTAITLVLTPIGMRFSPEIAQRLAAVPYIANYLRQRQQNKSIDVPATLCNHVVVAGYGRVGRIVVRVLRNHDYPVLVIENSEAAIRSLRREKIPYIYGDADAELVLEKAYLNKAKAIAIALPDPSSSRILLQQAKNFAPGIDIVARSHSDREIDLLTKLGATEVVQPEFEAALEMGRQILDTLGEDRERVNSSIQEIRTDRYLGIRDFSKQISN from the coding sequence ATGGCAGGAGCAAACCATACTTTCATCATCGATCTTACTACTGTGTTGGGAGCATCTGCATTAAGTGGTTATATCGCTCATCGTTTGCGCCAGCCTGTTCTACTGGGCTATCTTGTTTGTGGTTTAGTAATTGGTCCTTTTGGATTAGCACAGATCGCTCAAATCGAAGACATTAAAGCTTTAGCAGAAATTGGCGTTGCTTTTTTGCTTTTCGCTTTGGGAGTTGAATTTTCTCTGGCTGAACTTAAACGAGTTAAAAATATTGCGATCGCCGGCAGCATTTTACAGATTGGTTTGACGATTGCTCTAGTTGCAGTTTTGACAATCCTCTGGGGTTGGGTGGCAACTCCCGTTGAAGGTATTTTCATCGGTGCAGTTTTATCTCTTTCTTCTACAGCAGTTGTGTTAAAGACTCTTACTGAAAGAGGAGAAGTTAATACCGTCCATGGTCAAGTAATGTTAGCAATCTTAATTGCTCAAGATTTGGCCTTGGGATTAATGTTGGCAGTATTACCAGCACTAAATCAGCCAGATAATTTAGTTTTTGCCTTAACTGTAGCAATAATGAAGGCGGTGTTCTTTTTTGCTGGCGCGATCGCGGGAGGATATTGGGTTGTTCCTTATGTGATGTCCACCGTAGCCAAAACAGAGAACAGTGAATTATTTTTATTGACGGTTATTGCTCTATGTTTAGGCGTAGCATTAATTACTGCTAAATTGGGCTTATCTATAGAAATGGGTGCTTTTGTCGCAGGATTAACTATATCCGAAATTGATTATGCCGATCACGCTTTGGCCAAAATGATTCCCTTACGTGATACGTTTGCCTGCTTGTTTTTTGCTTCAATTGGGATGCTCATAAATCCGACTACTCTCTGGCAAAACTTTGGCGTAATCATTGGTTTAGTTGCTTTGGTAATGATTGGGAAAGCAGCTATTGTTCTGCCAATTATTTGGCAGTTTGGCTATTCTTTTAAAACCTCAATCATTAGTAGTTTAGGACTGAATCAAATTGGCGAATTTTCTTTTGTTTTGGCTGTCTTAGGCGAACAATTAGGATTTATTAATCAAGATCAATACGATCTATTAATTGGGACTACGGCGATTACTCTAGTATTAACTCCTATTGGCATGAGATTTTCACCAGAAATAGCTCAAAGGCTGGCAGCAGTGCCATATATTGCCAACTATTTAAGACAGCGACAACAGAATAAAAGTATCGACGTTCCTGCAACTCTTTGTAATCATGTTGTGGTGGCGGGTTACGGTAGAGTAGGACGAATCGTCGTCAGAGTATTGCGCAATCATGACTATCCAGTCTTAGTCATCGAAAATAGCGAGGCTGCAATTAGAAGTTTGCGACGAGAGAAAATTCCCTATATTTATGGCGATGCTGATGCAGAATTAGTTCTGGAAAAAGCATACTTAAATAAAGCTAAAGCGATCGCGATTGCGCTTCCCGATCCTTCTAGTTCTCGTATTTTGCTTCAGCAAGCTAAAAATTTTGCCCCTGGTATAGATATAGTAGCTCGTTCCCATAGCGATCGCGAAATCGATCTGTTGACTAAATTGGGTGCAACAGAGGTAGTTCAGCCAGAATTTGAGGCAGCTTTAGAAATGGGCAGGCAAATTCTTGATACTTTAGGAGAAGATCGAGAAAGAGTAAATTCATCAATACAAGAAATTCGTACAGATCGTTATCTTGGCATTAGAGACTTCTCTAAGCAGATAAGTAATTAA